One window of the Pseudobdellovibrionaceae bacterium genome contains the following:
- a CDS encoding bifunctional riboflavin kinase/FAD synthetase, with protein MKLVKGLSSSLIPPARGSALTIGSFDGLHLGHRALVGEILREAECQGLVSVVLTFDPHPIQFLQPDQRLRRLFPIEDLFHQAEIMGLDWLVVEAFNQDLATMDPEEFWLAKVQPKLNPKVLVVGHDFNFGAGRKGNLDFLDRLAKQQGFELRVLPPIRQGGEIVSSSRIRNLVQQGRMAQIPPLLCRPFAVKGQVSKGQQKGRGLGFPTANIENLETLVPASGVYITEVLIPSGQSVPAVTNVGVAPTLRPEDSGLRVETHLLAEGDWSLYNKEITVIFHLRLREEKKFATVEELKKQIQSDVKEALEFWRNQKKKDYGPKSP; from the coding sequence ATGAAACTCGTAAAAGGCCTCAGCTCCAGTCTAATCCCTCCTGCCCGCGGATCAGCCCTCACAATTGGCAGTTTTGATGGCCTTCACCTGGGGCATCGTGCCTTGGTTGGGGAGATTTTACGGGAGGCCGAGTGCCAGGGGTTGGTGTCGGTGGTGCTGACCTTCGACCCTCATCCCATCCAGTTTTTGCAGCCGGATCAGCGTTTGAGACGTCTATTTCCCATAGAGGATTTGTTTCATCAGGCCGAAATCATGGGGCTCGATTGGCTGGTGGTGGAGGCGTTTAACCAGGACCTGGCAACCATGGACCCAGAGGAATTTTGGCTAGCGAAAGTTCAACCCAAGCTGAATCCCAAGGTTTTGGTTGTTGGCCATGATTTTAACTTTGGTGCCGGCCGAAAAGGGAATTTGGATTTTCTCGACCGGCTCGCAAAGCAACAGGGGTTTGAGTTGCGAGTTCTTCCTCCCATTCGACAGGGTGGTGAAATAGTATCGAGTTCGCGGATTCGCAATTTGGTTCAGCAAGGGCGCATGGCGCAGATTCCCCCATTACTTTGTCGGCCATTTGCCGTTAAAGGGCAGGTGTCAAAAGGTCAGCAAAAGGGCCGGGGGTTGGGATTTCCGACGGCCAACATTGAGAACTTGGAGACTTTGGTACCGGCCTCGGGGGTGTACATCACTGAGGTCCTGATCCCTTCGGGCCAATCCGTTCCCGCGGTAACAAATGTTGGCGTGGCCCCGACCCTCAGGCCAGAGGATTCTGGACTGAGGGTGGAGACTCATTTACTAGCAGAGGGAGACTGGTCCCTTTATAATAAAGAGATCACCGTGATTTTTCATCTTCGGCTGAGGGAAGAAAAGAAGTTCGCCACCGTCGAGGAACTGAAAAAACAGATTCAGAGTGACGTGAAGGAGGCTCTGGAGTTTTGGCGAAACCAAAAGAAGAAAGATTATGGACCGAAATCTCCGTAA
- a CDS encoding CHASE2 domain-containing protein: MKNPWIRNVKASLLLWIRYIWRRKAIWLRALLALVIGVVLVFLDESTNYDLRFQIRGQQTPNRNIVLLEIEQNEWIDFHGRSRNLIRPLKEITSLTDSFFWNERTWRILLEQLMEEAPEQVGISYFFGRNLRRRSNLSAYPKVFSDERIVWSASQDSEGRALFPPFTRNYSLGTGLNELRADEDGVLRHFSSSLVQVPHLTQRLASTLAKSQGNEVQFVSGENYLVNFQGKKSSYSRVGFREFLDGRYPENFFVGKTVIIGSRDTQGHRYRTPVGELSRAEVMAHITDNLSRNRWIKRPAKGWMVLYLFLLLVISIWIQFAYPQSIAFVFTFWLGTAATALSLWVFDTFYLWIPIQAVVVQLFATYIMFLSYHLTVNENLNWRLEQEKKYLTEVEEMKNNFVSLFSHDLKTPIAKIQAICDRLLTQHREDPLRRDLAALRHESTELHKYIQKILQITRVESKEFKLNKEASDINELVVNVIDQLRPLAAAKDIQLDTKLEPMFLIEMDSILIREVILNLIENAIKYTPDGGTVLILSREEDDMVKVVIQDTGVGISPDEQTRVFDKFVRGQQHSLNTKGTGLGLYLVKYFIELHGGQVKMESELGKGTRFEFSLPVDTSDEENEIIGLGGQLIPGEV; encoded by the coding sequence ATGAAAAACCCCTGGATAAGAAATGTAAAGGCGAGTCTCCTCTTATGGATTCGCTACATCTGGAGAAGGAAAGCCATTTGGCTTCGCGCTCTATTAGCCTTGGTGATCGGGGTGGTGCTGGTTTTTCTCGACGAAAGCACCAATTACGATTTGCGATTTCAAATCCGCGGACAACAGACTCCCAATCGAAATATTGTTCTCCTGGAGATCGAGCAGAACGAGTGGATTGATTTTCATGGACGCAGTCGCAATCTCATCCGGCCACTGAAGGAAATCACATCCCTAACGGACAGTTTTTTCTGGAACGAAAGAACCTGGCGGATTTTGCTTGAACAGCTAATGGAAGAGGCGCCCGAGCAGGTTGGGATCAGCTACTTCTTTGGGCGGAACCTAAGAAGAAGATCCAATCTGTCTGCTTACCCGAAAGTGTTTTCCGATGAGAGGATCGTCTGGTCAGCAAGTCAGGACAGTGAGGGACGAGCCCTATTTCCCCCGTTTACCCGCAACTACTCACTGGGAACGGGTCTCAATGAGCTTCGCGCAGATGAAGATGGTGTCCTTCGTCACTTTTCAAGCTCCTTGGTGCAAGTCCCCCACCTGACGCAGCGGTTGGCGTCCACCCTGGCAAAGTCCCAAGGAAATGAAGTTCAATTTGTTTCCGGCGAGAACTACCTGGTGAACTTTCAGGGAAAGAAGAGTTCCTATTCACGCGTTGGATTTAGGGAATTTCTTGATGGACGTTATCCTGAAAACTTTTTTGTCGGAAAGACTGTGATTATTGGCAGCCGGGATACCCAGGGTCACCGCTACCGAACACCTGTGGGCGAGTTAAGCCGAGCTGAAGTGATGGCCCACATTACCGATAACCTCTCTCGAAACAGATGGATCAAACGCCCAGCCAAAGGGTGGATGGTCCTTTACCTGTTCCTGTTGCTGGTGATCTCCATTTGGATTCAGTTTGCCTACCCTCAATCCATTGCCTTCGTATTTACCTTTTGGCTGGGAACGGCCGCAACGGCACTGTCTCTCTGGGTGTTCGACACCTTTTATTTGTGGATCCCCATTCAAGCCGTCGTGGTTCAACTTTTCGCCACCTATATCATGTTCCTGAGTTACCACCTAACCGTGAACGAAAATCTCAACTGGAGATTGGAGCAAGAGAAGAAATATCTAACGGAAGTTGAAGAGATGAAGAACAACTTCGTCTCGCTTTTCAGTCACGATCTGAAAACACCTATTGCAAAAATCCAGGCCATTTGTGACCGCCTGCTCACTCAACACAGAGAGGATCCCTTAAGAAGGGACCTCGCCGCCCTTCGTCATGAGAGCACGGAGTTACACAAATACATCCAAAAGATCCTCCAGATCACAAGAGTTGAATCCAAAGAGTTTAAGCTCAACAAGGAGGCTTCTGACATCAATGAGCTGGTGGTGAATGTCATCGATCAACTTCGCCCTTTGGCAGCTGCGAAAGACATACAGCTTGATACCAAATTAGAACCCATGTTTTTAATTGAAATGGATAGTATTTTGATTCGCGAGGTGATACTCAATCTCATTGAAAATGCGATCAAATACACTCCTGACGGAGGCACGGTATTGATCCTCTCAAGAGAAGAGGATGATATGGTGAAGGTGGTGATTCAGGACACTGGAGTGGGAATCTCTCCTGATGAACAAACCCGTGTTTTTGATAAGTTTGTCCGCGGTCAACAGCACAGCCTAAACACCAAAGGAACCGGCCTAGGACTCTATCTGGTCAAATACTTCATCGAGCTACACGGAGGCCAGGTCAAAATGGAAAGTGAATTGGGCAAAGGAACTCGATTTGAGTTCTCTCTACCAGTCGATACGAGCGATGAGGAAAATGAGATAATCGGCCTTGGAGGCCAATTGATTCCAGGAGAGGTCTAA
- a CDS encoding sigma-54-dependent Fis family transcriptional regulator produces the protein MIDQLKALIVDDESELRKTVAAILESSFQDVSFAITEAENGAKALEEVKKQEYDIVLMDVRMPEMDGLTALKLIKEQDPRTFVVIMTAHSNLKDAVEAIKCGAYDYLEKPVQPEKLKELVQKALDARELVSSLALSNPILDDDVDSEFVGSSEKMRELFDLISRLSQVDTTVLVRGENGTGKELVARAIHFNSPRKHGDFVAINCGAIPEDLMESELFGHEKGSFTGAVERKIGKFQLANKGTIFLDEIGELRPDMQVKLLRVLQERKFVPVGGNREIKTNARIIAATNRNLEKMIEEGKFREDLFYRLNVMPLFLPPLRERLDDLLGLVEYFVRRFNRIHGRKILGVSDEAMSVLKSYRWPGNIRELENVIERAFIIESGTTITKENLPETVLEASEEGDQHLNLPSYYSGPMDYDRFKEESEKEFITAALSANQGRINKTVAEANIPKNTLLRKIKKYGINVKELNRE, from the coding sequence ATGATTGACCAGTTAAAAGCCCTAATAGTGGACGATGAAAGCGAACTGCGCAAAACAGTGGCCGCCATTTTGGAAAGTAGTTTTCAGGATGTTTCTTTCGCCATCACTGAAGCTGAAAATGGCGCAAAGGCTCTCGAAGAGGTCAAAAAACAGGAATACGACATTGTCCTGATGGACGTGCGCATGCCTGAAATGGACGGGCTGACCGCCCTCAAACTCATCAAAGAGCAGGACCCTCGCACATTTGTTGTGATCATGACTGCCCATAGTAACTTGAAAGACGCCGTCGAGGCGATCAAGTGTGGTGCCTATGACTACCTTGAGAAGCCCGTCCAACCCGAAAAACTTAAGGAGCTAGTGCAAAAGGCTCTGGATGCCCGTGAGCTGGTTTCAAGTCTCGCACTCTCAAATCCCATTCTTGACGACGATGTGGATAGCGAGTTTGTCGGCTCTTCTGAAAAAATGCGCGAATTGTTTGATCTTATTTCCCGCTTAAGCCAGGTGGACACCACCGTTTTGGTGCGCGGTGAGAACGGGACTGGTAAGGAGCTGGTTGCCCGGGCCATTCACTTCAACTCCCCCCGTAAGCATGGCGACTTTGTTGCGATTAACTGCGGTGCAATTCCTGAGGATCTTATGGAGTCCGAACTTTTCGGTCACGAGAAGGGCTCCTTTACTGGAGCTGTTGAACGTAAGATCGGGAAGTTCCAATTAGCAAATAAGGGAACTATTTTTCTCGATGAAATTGGCGAGCTTCGCCCGGACATGCAGGTAAAGCTGTTGCGGGTACTCCAGGAAAGAAAGTTTGTACCAGTTGGTGGAAACCGGGAAATTAAGACCAACGCAAGAATCATTGCTGCCACAAACCGAAATCTGGAGAAAATGATTGAAGAAGGCAAGTTTCGTGAAGACTTGTTTTACCGCCTGAATGTCATGCCTTTGTTTTTGCCTCCCCTGCGTGAGCGTCTGGATGACCTGCTTGGTTTGGTCGAGTACTTTGTACGTCGGTTTAACCGCATTCATGGCCGAAAAATCCTCGGCGTCAGTGACGAAGCCATGTCCGTTCTCAAGTCCTACCGCTGGCCGGGAAATATCCGGGAGTTGGAAAACGTGATTGAGCGAGCATTTATCATCGAATCTGGTACCACCATCACCAAGGAAAATCTTCCTGAGACAGTACTTGAAGCTAGTGAAGAAGGCGATCAACATTTAAATTTGCCTAGCTACTACTCTGGCCCCATGGATTACGATCGTTTTAAGGAAGAGTCCGAGAAGGAGTTTATTACTGCAGCCTTGTCGGCCAATCAGGGACGCATCAATAAGACTGTTGCCGAAGCAAATATTCCTAAGAACACCCTACTTCGCAAGATTAAGAAGTATGGTATTAACGTCAAAGAGCTCAACCGCGAGTAG
- a CDS encoding flagellin FliC, with the protein MGIRVATNIAAINAQRTMASSQRHINTSYAQLSSGSRITKAADDAAGLSISETLKSTIRGYQQAQRNSNDGISMIQVAEGGLGEISNILTRLRELGVQAASDTVGDDERAFVNKEVQQLKSEIQRIAESTRYGSAKLLDGSGAEYAFQIDINNDDFQDRIAFDSSEQNATLDALGVEGFDFSDKMDARDALATLEEAQKNVNGMRANLGAIQNRLVSTSENLGVAVENFSAANSRIRDTDMAQSSAELTRNSILLNASIGVLAQANQTPSAALRLLS; encoded by the coding sequence ATGGGTATCAGAGTCGCCACCAATATCGCTGCTATCAACGCACAACGAACAATGGCTTCCAGCCAAAGACACATCAACACCAGCTACGCACAATTAAGTAGTGGTAGTCGAATTACCAAGGCTGCCGACGATGCTGCCGGCTTGTCTATCAGCGAGACTTTAAAATCAACCATTCGCGGATACCAGCAGGCTCAACGCAACTCCAATGATGGAATTTCAATGATTCAGGTGGCTGAAGGCGGATTGGGCGAAATTTCCAATATTTTGACTCGTCTGCGAGAATTGGGCGTACAGGCGGCCTCGGACACAGTCGGAGATGATGAGCGGGCATTTGTGAATAAAGAAGTCCAGCAACTTAAGTCTGAGATTCAACGTATCGCCGAATCCACTAGGTATGGGAGCGCGAAACTCCTAGATGGATCAGGGGCCGAGTATGCCTTTCAAATTGACATCAATAACGACGACTTTCAGGACCGGATCGCTTTCGACTCATCAGAACAGAACGCTACTCTCGATGCACTAGGCGTTGAAGGTTTTGACTTTTCCGACAAAATGGACGCACGGGATGCTCTGGCCACTCTCGAAGAGGCTCAGAAAAATGTAAACGGAATGCGTGCCAACCTTGGTGCTATCCAGAATCGTCTGGTTTCGACGTCAGAAAACTTGGGTGTCGCGGTTGAGAACTTCTCCGCTGCTAACAGCCGGATTCGCGACACAGACATGGCCCAGTCTTCTGCAGAGCTGACTCGTAACAGTATTCTGCTAAATGCTTCAATTGGAGTTCTGGCTCAAGCCAATCAAACTCCCTCTGCGGCACTAAGACTGTTGTCCTAA